In Selenomonas dianae, a genomic segment contains:
- the pssA gene encoding CDP-diacylglycerol--serine O-phosphatidyltransferase, protein MNYRRFLPNLCTAMNLVFGMCSILATVEGHLDWGALFIFCALIADGLDGRIARAFGVSSEFGKEMDSLCDLGSFGVAPALLAWSLALHNYGALGALVTIFFAVCGMWRLTRFNVNAGVVHGYFMGLAIPAGGNLIAMSTWLFLELGINPTAFGLAYPVVVALTAYLMVSHVHYPDFKGGGEKIYTASKLFALAVFVGILYVGSAAPLPAVFAGIFATYALFGIVNHTIAFMAGAKEG, encoded by the coding sequence ATGAATTACAGACGGTTTCTGCCGAATCTGTGTACGGCGATGAATCTTGTCTTTGGTATGTGCTCCATCCTCGCGACGGTGGAGGGACATCTCGACTGGGGCGCGCTCTTTATTTTCTGTGCGCTCATCGCGGATGGACTGGACGGGCGTATTGCCCGCGCGTTCGGCGTGTCGAGCGAGTTCGGCAAGGAGATGGATTCCCTCTGTGACCTCGGCTCGTTCGGCGTTGCCCCCGCGCTTCTCGCGTGGTCGCTCGCCCTGCACAACTATGGTGCTCTCGGCGCTCTTGTGACGATCTTCTTTGCGGTCTGCGGGATGTGGCGGCTCACGCGCTTCAACGTGAATGCGGGCGTGGTACACGGTTACTTTATGGGGCTTGCGATTCCGGCGGGCGGCAATCTCATCGCCATGTCGACGTGGCTGTTCCTCGAACTCGGTATCAATCCGACGGCATTTGGGCTTGCCTATCCCGTCGTTGTTGCACTGACGGCGTATCTGATGGTCAGTCATGTACACTATCCCGACTTCAAGGGCGGTGGGGAGAAAATCTATACGGCGTCGAAGCTCTTTGCACTTGCAGTTTTTGTTGGGATTCTGTACGTTGGCAGCGCGGCACCGCTTCCCGCCGTCTTTGCGGGGATCTTCGCGACCTATGCGCTCTTTGGGATTGTCAATCACACAATTGCCTTTATGGCGGGTGCAAAGGAAGGCTGA